One segment of Bradysia coprophila strain Holo2 unplaced genomic scaffold, BU_Bcop_v1 contig_561, whole genome shotgun sequence DNA contains the following:
- the LOC119083109 gene encoding uncharacterized protein LOC119083109 has translation MPDLRKKLLKRSYGGPRTMDLTAAADYVKRHIQESSYTVKQYNLIVSTLNFWDGITPENVSSSDEDSGKSSPEDDQETVSAGLEALAARAHASILNLSACPDFQQKERVHSIFGFAGCIMKHYDRFVR, from the exons aTGCCAGATCTACGGAAAAAGTTACTTAAAAGGTCTTACGGTG GGCCACGTACAATGGACTTGACAGCAGCCGCTGATTATGTCAAACGACATATCCAAGAATCCAGTTACACAGTCAAACAATACAATTTAATAGTTTCGACCCTCAATTTTTGGGACGGAATAACGCCGGAGAATGTATCGTCTTCGGACGAAGATAGTGGCAAATCAAGTCCGGAAGATGATCAAGAGACTGTCAGCGCTGGCTTGGAGGCCCTGGCAGCAAGAGCGCATGCATCAATTTTAAATCTATCTGCATGTCCCGATTTTCAGCAAAAAGAAAGAGTACACTCAATCTTTGGATTTGCTGGTTGCATCATGAAGCATTATGACCGTTTCGTAcggtaa
- the LOC119083105 gene encoding mediator of RNA polymerase II transcription subunit 15-like isoform X1, protein MQNQQINPMGNMVSMPINQQQMGQNQMNVNMNNQMNPGQMSQMLGRINVGPGAGPMNHQNMGNQMGPMNPNGMPQMAPNNMQQQMGPNVMNAQIPINQQAMAPNQMSGGPMGMNPMMNMQQQHMARKPQEMMMNNNQNMYQVRNVGPNQFFRKSPSPSSTTSPANIASSHQNQMVPSPALVASPQMPNMQQRNVMGMAPSPSSSINTPGQAVAVPSPLNPHEEQQYREKYRQLTKYIEPLKRMVARIGNDGKDSNEKLLKMNKLLEILCNPNRRIPLDTLLKCEIALEKMDFKTYSCPPTGGLIGNLKEHPINNPLLEAVSANLQSPIGNHTLQRSFRPCLEALFGPDIKNLPSPAKQQRLSVTSDTTSSSALEIPHVLQGEFARLDQKFKVSLDPSSQNGTKLIKLVCCLDSQHLPCVPPVSVVIPDDYPYGAPSCKFATGQEYNATPFLISVQSALIARISKLPKLFSLSHLLDTWEMSVRQACSPTLNAQQMNPTATSVLLGI, encoded by the exons AtgcaaaatcaacaaattaatcCGATGGGTAACATGGTGTCCATGCCAATCAATCAACAGCAAATGGGACAGAATCAGATGAAT GTCAACATGAACAATCAGATGAATCCAGGCCAAATGTCCCAGATGCTCGGCCGAATCAATGTGGGACCAGGTGCGGGTCCGATGAATCACCAGAACATGGGCAATCAAATGGGTCCGATGAATCCGAATGGAATGCCACAAATGGCACCGAACAATATGCAACAGCAAATGGGACCGAATGTGATGAACGCACAGATCCCAATAAATCAACAGGCCATGGCACCGAATCAAATGAGTGGCGGTCCAATGGGCATGAATCCAATGATGAATATGCAGCAACAGCACATGGCTCGGAAGCCACAGGAAATGATGATGAACAACAACCAGAATATGTATCAAG TTCGAAACGTTGGACCGAACCAATTTTTCCGGAAAAGTCCGAGTCCCAGTTCGACAACCTCACCGGCAAACATTGCTTCAtctcatcaaaatcaaatggTTCCGAGTCCAGCGCTGGTGGCATCACCTCAAATGCCAAACATGCAACAACGAAACG TTATGGGCATGGCGCCGTCTCCAAGCTCATCCATCAATACACCCGGACAGGCTGTCGCCGTTCCGAGTCCGTTGAATCCACACGAGGAGCAACAATATCGTGAAAAGTACAGACAATTGACGAAATACATCGAACCTTTGAAGCGAATGGTTGCTCGCATTGGCAATGACGGAAAAGATTCAA ATGAAAAACTGttgaaaatgaacaaattgtTGGAGATTCTGTGCAATCCCAACCGACGTATTCCACTCGACACTTTACTGAAATGTGAAATTGCTTTGGAAAAGATGGACTTTAAAACGTATTCCTGTCCTCCGACCGGCGGTCTCATTGGCAATTTGAAAGAGCATCCG ATAAACAATCCACTTCTGGAGGCTGTCAGTGCTAATCTACAGAGTCCGATCGGAAATCATACATTGCAACGCTCATTTCGACCGTGTCTTGAGGCGCTTTTCGGACCAGACATCAA GAACCTGCCGTCGCCAGCAAAACAACAGAGGTTATCCGTTACCAGCGATACAACGTCATCGTCAGCGCTCGAAATTCCCCATGTTCTACAAGGTGAATTCGCCCGGCTCgaccaaaaattcaaagtcTCCCTGGATCCGTCGTCCCAGAACGGCACCAAGCTAATCAAACTCGTCTGTTGTCTGGACTCGCAGCATCTGCCTTGCGTTCCGCCCGTTAGCGTTGTGATACCGGATGACTATCCGTACGGTGCGCCCAGTTGCAAATTCGCAACCGGACAAGAGTACAATGCAACTCCGTTCTTGATATCGGTGCAGAGTGCACTGATTGCTCGCATCTCGAAAttaccaaaattattttcgctaTCACATTTGCTGGATACGTGGGAGATGTCGGTGCGTCAGGCATGCTCGCCGACGTTGAATGCACAACAAATGAATCCGACAGCTACGTCGGTGTTGCTgggaatttaa